In Terriglobia bacterium, the DNA window TGCACTTGACATGTTTCGGATGGGAAGCCAGGAAAGACGCCTGAAGGAAGAACTTCAGAGCCATCTCGACATGCTTATTGAAGACTATGAACGCTGCGGCCGAACGCCTGCGGAAGCCTCCAGGGAGGCCCGCCTCCGCCTGGGCGGCATCGATCAGACGAAGGAAGCAGTGCGCGACGCGCTTGGGATTCGAATGGTTCGTGACCTCCTTCAGGACGTGCACTATGCGTTCCGGGGATTTCGGCGCTCACCTTGGTTCTCTGCCGGCGTCGTCCTCACCCTCGCCCTGGGAATCGGGGCCAACGGCGCCGTTTTCAGCATCCTGCAAGCCGTACTCCTCCAGCCACTGCCATACCGCGATCCGGATCGCCTCGTCATGGTGTGGCGCGCCCCGAAGCAGGCGCCTGCCGGTGAGCAGAACCAGATGCTTTGGGGATCGGGTTGGCAGCGGGGAATTCTCACGCGTGAGATGGTGTTCGACTGGCGAGAGGAATCCGCCAGCGTGTTCGATGGCTTCGCGGGCAACTCGGGAGCCCAGTTCGATCTCAC includes these proteins:
- a CDS encoding ABC transporter permease; amino-acid sequence: MSRLRAVISRALDMFRMGSQERRLKEELQSHLDMLIEDYERCGRTPAEASREARLRLGGIDQTKEAVRDALGIRMVRDLLQDVHYAFRGFRRSPWFSAGVVLTLALGIGANGAVFSILQAVLLQPLPYRDPDRLVMVWRAPKQAPAGEQNQMLWGSGWQRGILTREMVFDWREESASVFDGFAGNSGAQFDLTLGDRAERLRGALVTPNFFDVLGVKAVAGRLFAATDETSAEPLLVLSDRLWRRAFGADPGIVGRRITLVGDTRPRRPRTFAVIGVLPPAFRFTYPDETEAWVLEPWRDLARQP